A single Corynebacterium resistens DSM 45100 DNA region contains:
- a CDS encoding YPDG domain-containing protein, whose amino-acid sequence MANLRGRKARNAGSSAFALGFSDKMKSVAGAAAVLMLATTGTVVVQVQVALPAAVAQTNAPTQTNQIIDADAIASGRVTKAANLTDAHGVGKGLISGHVYLNGLKGNPSSTLANGNVPLDGITVYAQFRDGDGSYSPIYSAKTHTLPDVVAGNGGQGTFAFGMKGKGITWTDKLGKEHTYSARANQKQRIWVEPYTNARGSRIEMLRQVNGFIPGSFVAPAEAPLGSFVVAGGNMQGMAALMREVPPNHETSWMAAKGEKLVEDPKGPIDNPSVQLGESNVLSGTVWLETGGSPDNGFGATGPKNEPKDPKADGYTVYASTLTKDGAAANAKLHERFKDDDPNKLAEETKKMLEEHPEYILKTVYGKTDAKGNYSLRFGDYTDKNQTREDFLNPNHVFVWVENKKGEVQNGYTGFHTPLFQTFNGGGNIKPASAAPAENQTVTSRIEDQDKPRYGKPVNSLYNVEYALMPYAPVSIKADYNATDKLASPGTKVTPEFSGDLSSLPSRIEWRDKNGKVVKTCELDQSKSAKDQVAACTFDIPADAANGDNYNVVVVSGNNDVAAWSVLVEKGQASEFEPKYEGGSGKPGNEVKVPAPSFKDKDGNPTTAPEGTTFAPGANGPDGVTVDPKTGEVTVKVPKDAKSGDKITVPVEVTYPDGTKDTVDVTVTVGQPDAPVDQDKDKFEPKYEGGSGKPGNEVKVPAPSFKDKDGNPTTAPEGTTFAPGANGPDGVTVDPKTGEVTVKVPKDAKSGDKITVPVEVTYPDGTKDTVDVTVTVGQPDAPVDQDKDKFEPKYEGGSGKPGNEVKVPAPSFKDKDGNPTTAPEGTTFAPGANGPDGVTVDPKTGEVTVKVPKDAKSGDKITVPVEVTYPDGTKDTVDVTVTVGQPDAPVDQDKDKFEPKYEGGSGKPGNEVKVPAPSFKDKDGNPTTAPEGTTFAPGANGPDGVTVDPKTGEVTVKVPKDAKSGDKITVPVEVTYPDGTKDTVDVTVTVGQPDAPVDQDKDKFEPKYEGGSGKPGNEVKVPAPSFKDKDGNPTTAPEGTTFAPGANGPDGVTVDPKTGEVTVKVPKDAKSGDKITVPVEVTYPDGTKDTVDVTVTVGQPDAPVDQDKDKFEPKYEGGSGKPGNEVKVPAPSFKDKDGNPTTAPEGTTFAPGANGPDGVTVDPKTGEVTVKVPKDAKSGDKITVPVEVTYPDGTKDTVDVTVTVGQPDAPVDQPDWKDGSGKPGDELTLPNDGGPVKEGTTVETEGPGKAIIDDKGNIKVDIDDDAKPGDKITVVVKDPEGNVIDKVTVTVEDPKTPGEPGGDGSLPGGDNSGSLGSSDGLIPGLIGGGIIGGLIGGSLGNNGGHGSSTPGKPGAPAKPGKPGEAKPGKPGAGNAGADKGGNTGNNGAGNTGNAGDNGAANQGGNAGAGQSNTGDNAADQGNRGGQLAMTGVSGVAVTLGAAVLALAVGGALLALRRRRES is encoded by the coding sequence ATGGCTAATTTGCGAGGCCGTAAGGCTCGTAACGCCGGATCGAGCGCATTCGCGCTCGGTTTCTCCGACAAGATGAAGTCCGTTGCTGGTGCAGCGGCAGTATTGATGCTGGCGACCACGGGCACGGTTGTTGTCCAGGTGCAGGTGGCGCTGCCAGCTGCGGTTGCGCAGACTAACGCTCCAACTCAAACCAATCAGATTATCGATGCTGATGCGATTGCTAGTGGCCGTGTGACCAAAGCTGCTAACCTTACTGACGCGCACGGTGTGGGTAAGGGCCTTATTTCCGGTCACGTGTACCTGAATGGCCTCAAGGGTAACCCGAGCTCCACCCTCGCGAACGGTAACGTCCCACTGGATGGCATAACGGTTTACGCACAGTTCCGTGACGGAGACGGCTCCTACTCGCCGATCTACAGTGCAAAGACCCACACCCTGCCTGACGTTGTCGCTGGTAACGGCGGTCAGGGCACCTTCGCATTCGGCATGAAAGGTAAGGGCATTACTTGGACGGACAAGCTGGGTAAAGAGCACACTTATTCGGCCAGGGCTAACCAGAAGCAGCGTATCTGGGTTGAGCCGTACACCAATGCACGTGGTAGCCGCATTGAGATGCTCCGCCAGGTCAACGGCTTCATCCCCGGATCCTTCGTTGCTCCAGCCGAAGCGCCTTTGGGCTCTTTTGTTGTTGCTGGTGGCAACATGCAGGGCATGGCGGCGCTGATGCGTGAGGTTCCGCCGAATCATGAGACCAGTTGGATGGCCGCTAAGGGAGAAAAACTGGTAGAGGATCCAAAGGGGCCAATCGATAACCCGTCCGTTCAGTTGGGTGAGTCAAATGTCCTTTCGGGTACGGTGTGGCTTGAAACCGGTGGCTCGCCGGACAACGGGTTCGGGGCAACTGGCCCGAAAAACGAGCCCAAGGATCCAAAGGCTGACGGCTACACCGTGTATGCTTCCACCCTGACCAAGGACGGCGCCGCAGCAAATGCGAAACTGCATGAGCGGTTTAAGGACGACGATCCGAACAAGCTAGCCGAAGAGACTAAGAAGATGCTCGAGGAACACCCCGAGTACATTCTCAAGACCGTCTACGGTAAGACGGATGCCAAAGGTAATTACTCTCTCCGTTTCGGTGACTACACCGACAAGAACCAGACTCGTGAGGACTTCCTTAACCCAAACCACGTGTTCGTGTGGGTGGAGAACAAGAAGGGTGAGGTCCAGAACGGCTACACGGGCTTCCACACCCCGTTGTTCCAGACGTTCAATGGTGGCGGTAATATCAAGCCAGCTTCTGCCGCTCCAGCTGAGAACCAGACCGTCACCTCGCGTATTGAGGATCAGGACAAGCCTCGCTACGGCAAGCCTGTGAACTCGCTCTACAATGTCGAATACGCGCTCATGCCGTACGCACCGGTGTCTATCAAGGCTGACTACAACGCGACCGACAAGCTTGCTTCTCCGGGCACTAAGGTGACACCAGAGTTTAGCGGCGACCTGTCGAGCCTGCCGTCGAGAATCGAATGGCGAGACAAGAACGGTAAGGTCGTCAAGACCTGCGAACTTGATCAATCCAAGTCTGCCAAGGATCAAGTCGCGGCTTGTACCTTCGACATCCCTGCGGATGCTGCGAATGGCGACAACTACAACGTTGTAGTGGTCTCTGGTAACAACGACGTTGCCGCGTGGTCCGTCCTGGTGGAAAAGGGTCAAGCGTCTGAGTTCGAGCCTAAGTACGAGGGTGGTTCTGGTAAGCCGGGCAATGAGGTGAAGGTTCCTGCTCCGAGCTTTAAGGACAAGGACGGTAACCCGACTACTGCTCCTGAGGGCACGACGTTCGCTCCTGGTGCTAATGGCCCGGATGGTGTGACGGTTGATCCGAAGACCGGTGAGGTCACCGTGAAGGTTCCAAAGGATGCGAAGTCTGGTGACAAGATCACTGTTCCGGTTGAGGTGACCTACCCAGACGGCACTAAGGACACCGTTGATGTGACCGTGACTGTTGGTCAGCCTGATGCTCCTGTTGATCAGGACAAGGATAAGTTCGAGCCTAAGTACGAGGGTGGTTCTGGTAAGCCGGGCAATGAGGTGAAGGTTCCTGCTCCGAGCTTTAAGGACAAGGACGGTAACCCGACTACTGCTCCTGAGGGCACGACGTTCGCTCCTGGTGCTAATGGCCCGGATGGTGTGACGGTTGATCCGAAGACCGGTGAGGTCACCGTGAAGGTTCCAAAGGATGCGAAGTCTGGTGACAAGATCACTGTTCCGGTTGAGGTGACCTACCCAGACGGCACTAAGGACACCGTTGATGTGACCGTGACTGTTGGTCAGCCTGATGCTCCTGTTGATCAGGACAAGGATAAGTTCGAGCCTAAGTACGAGGGTGGTTCTGGTAAGCCGGGCAATGAGGTGAAGGTTCCTGCTCCGAGCTTTAAGGACAAGGACGGTAACCCGACTACTGCTCCTGAGGGCACGACGTTCGCTCCTGGTGCTAATGGCCCGGATGGTGTGACGGTTGATCCGAAGACCGGTGAGGTCACCGTGAAGGTTCCAAAGGATGCGAAGTCTGGTGACAAGATCACTGTTCCGGTTGAGGTGACCTACCCAGACGGCACTAAGGACACCGTTGATGTGACCGTGACTGTTGGTCAGCCTGATGCTCCTGTTGATCAGGACAAGGATAAGTTCGAGCCTAAGTACGAGGGTGGTTCTGGTAAGCCGGGCAATGAGGTGAAGGTTCCTGCTCCGAGCTTTAAGGACAAGGACGGTAACCCGACTACTGCTCCTGAGGGCACGACGTTCGCTCCTGGTGCTAATGGCCCGGATGGTGTGACGGTTGATCCGAAGACCGGTGAGGTCACCGTGAAGGTTCCAAAGGATGCGAAGTCTGGTGACAAGATCACTGTTCCGGTTGAGGTGACCTACCCAGACGGCACTAAGGACACCGTTGATGTGACCGTGACTGTTGGTCAGCCTGATGCTCCTGTTGATCAGGACAAGGATAAGTTCGAGCCTAAGTACGAGGGTGGTTCTGGTAAGCCGGGCAATGAGGTGAAGGTTCCTGCTCCGAGCTTTAAGGACAAGGACGGTAACCCGACTACTGCTCCTGAGGGCACGACGTTCGCTCCTGGTGCTAATGGCCCGGATGGTGTGACGGTTGATCCGAAGACCGGTGAGGTCACCGTGAAGGTTCCAAAGGATGCGAAGTCTGGTGACAAGATCACTGTTCCGGTTGAGGTGACCTACCCAGACGGCACTAAGGACACCGTTGATGTGACCGTGACTGTTGGTCAGCCTGATGCTCCTGTTGATCAGGACAAGGATAAGTTCGAGCCTAAGTACGAGGGTGGTTCTGGTAAGCCGGGCAATGAGGTGAAGGTTCCTGCTCCGAGCTTTAAGGACAAGGACGGTAACCCGACTACTGCTCCTGAGGGCACGACGTTCGCTCCTGGTGCTAATGGCCCGGATGGTGTGACGGTTGATCCGAAGACCGGTGAGGTCACCGTGAAGGTTCCAAAGGATGCGAAGTCTGGTGACAAGATCACTGTTCCGGTTGAGGTGACCTACCCAGACGGCACTAAGGACACCGTTGATGTGACCGTGACTGTTGGTCAGCCTGATGCTCCTGTTGATCAGCCGGATTGGAAGGATGGCTCCGGTAAGCCTGGCGATGAACTGACGCTGCCAAATGACGGTGGTCCGGTCAAGGAGGGCACTACCGTTGAGACTGAGGGTCCAGGCAAGGCCATTATCGACGATAAGGGCAATATCAAGGTTGACATTGACGACGATGCTAAGCCGGGTGACAAGATCACTGTTGTGGTCAAGGATCCCGAGGGCAATGTCATTGATAAAGTCACCGTGACCGTTGAAGATCCTAAGACCCCGGGCGAGCCGGGTGGGGACGGTTCCCTACCGGGTGGCGACAATTCAGGCTCCCTTGGTTCTTCTGATGGATTGATCCCAGGCCTGATTGGTGGCGGCATCATCGGTGGTTTGATCGGTGGCTCCTTGGGTAACAACGGTGGACATGGATCTTCCACACCAGGTAAGCCTGGTGCTCCTGCGAAGCCGGGCAAGCCAGGTGAGGCAAAGCCAGGTAAGCCGGGTGCCGGTAATGCTGGCGCTGATAAGGGTGGAAACACTGGTAACAACGGCGCGGGTAACACTGGCAACGCTGGTGATAACGGTGCTGCTAACCAAGGTGGCAACGCTGGTGCGGGTCAGTCCAACACTGGTGACAACGCTGCCGACCAGGGCAACCGCGGTGGCCAGCTGGCTATGACCGGTGTATCCGGTGTGGCTGTCACCTTGGGTGCAGCTGTTCTGGCTCTGGCCGTTGGTGGTGCTCTACTGGCACTGCGCCGCCGTCGCGAAAGCTAG
- a CDS encoding IS110 family RNA-guided transposase, whose protein sequence is MTYDYVIGMDVGKYFHHACVLDIDGAQVLSKRINQNEKSLRTLFSTFSANDHKVLVVVDQPNNIGRLTVAVAQDIGIDVRYLPGLAMRQLSRIHAGNAKTDIRDAYIIAHAAQNLPESLRSVDRVEEAFLQLKVLNGIDEDLARSYTRLINQIRSALVGCYPQFEQALRGQIIHRKWVLHLLARYGGPTKIKRLGKAKAAAFARRYKARNPEPVIDAIFAAISEQTVAIAGAKYAEMGVAMSAKDALLKLEHRKQIEQEVIELINDIPHTQILLSMPGIGPKTAAQILMTAGDMSGFPTAGHLASYAGLSPRTNQSGTSIMSNSLNRAGNKKLKNALWQSSFASIRFHERSRQFYERKRREGKRHNAAVVALARRRLNVLHAMMSNHEYYRDPDQSQEVKAA, encoded by the coding sequence ATGACCTACGACTATGTCATCGGCATGGACGTTGGCAAATACTTTCACCACGCTTGCGTCTTAGATATCGACGGCGCCCAAGTACTATCAAAGCGCATCAACCAAAACGAAAAGTCCCTGCGCACACTCTTTTCAACGTTCAGCGCAAACGACCACAAGGTCCTTGTCGTCGTGGACCAGCCCAATAACATTGGGCGACTAACTGTCGCGGTTGCCCAAGATATCGGAATCGACGTGCGCTATCTTCCAGGTTTGGCTATGCGCCAACTCTCACGCATCCACGCTGGTAATGCCAAAACTGATATCCGGGATGCATATATCATCGCCCACGCTGCACAGAACCTTCCGGAATCCCTCCGCAGTGTCGACCGCGTCGAAGAAGCCTTCCTCCAGTTGAAAGTCCTCAACGGCATCGACGAAGACTTAGCACGCTCCTACACCAGGCTCATCAATCAGATTCGAAGTGCACTAGTTGGCTGCTACCCGCAATTCGAACAAGCCCTTCGCGGCCAAATAATCCACCGCAAGTGGGTTCTGCACCTACTTGCACGCTACGGCGGGCCCACCAAAATAAAGCGCCTCGGAAAAGCCAAAGCAGCTGCCTTTGCTCGACGCTATAAGGCACGCAATCCCGAGCCCGTCATCGACGCCATATTCGCTGCCATCTCTGAGCAAACAGTCGCCATTGCTGGTGCAAAATATGCCGAAATGGGCGTAGCAATGTCGGCGAAGGACGCGCTCTTAAAGCTCGAGCACCGCAAACAAATCGAGCAGGAAGTCATCGAACTCATCAACGACATCCCCCACACTCAAATCCTGCTATCCATGCCGGGAATCGGGCCGAAGACGGCTGCCCAAATTCTCATGACCGCGGGCGACATGTCCGGCTTCCCGACAGCTGGGCACCTAGCCTCTTACGCTGGCTTATCACCCCGAACGAATCAGTCCGGAACCTCAATCATGTCGAACTCACTGAACAGAGCTGGCAATAAAAAATTAAAGAACGCCCTATGGCAATCATCTTTTGCATCCATCAGATTCCACGAGCGTTCACGGCAATTCTATGAACGAAAGCGCCGTGAAGGCAAGAGACACAACGCCGCAGTAGTAGCACTAGCCCGCAGACGGCTCAACGTCCTACACGCCATGATGAGCAACCACGAGTACTACCGCGACCCCGACCAATCACAGGAAGTCAAAGCAGCCTAA
- a CDS encoding NAD(P)H-quinone oxidoreductase, producing the protein MGFADTNTTTPDNTTAYGIVQTNPDEAESLEWKEIEKPLPSEGEALVRVRFAGVNRADTLQAQGHYPPPQGVTDVIGLEVTGVIEDPNGTTKPDGSAWKKGEEVAALLSGGGYATHVVVPQGQLLPIPEGFSLAQTASIVEVACTVWSNLTDVAGMKPDDRVLLHGGGGGIGTFATQYATAMGAEVAVTAGSQAKLDVCRNYGATTLINYREQDFAAELKKLGGADIILDIIGAKYLDSNVKALAKDGRLVIIGMQGGVKGELNIGRLLAKRGSIHATGLRYRDIEDKARIVAGTQRDIWPLLADGTITHHIDRTMPVQEAAAAHKALLSGEVTGKIVLEVN; encoded by the coding sequence ATGGGCTTTGCAGACACAAACACCACCACCCCAGACAACACAACCGCCTACGGGATTGTGCAGACGAATCCAGACGAGGCGGAGTCTCTGGAATGGAAAGAAATCGAAAAGCCGCTGCCAAGCGAAGGCGAAGCTCTTGTACGTGTGCGATTTGCTGGCGTGAACCGCGCGGATACCCTCCAGGCGCAGGGGCACTACCCGCCGCCGCAGGGTGTGACGGACGTGATTGGGCTAGAGGTCACTGGTGTAATCGAGGATCCCAACGGCACCACCAAACCCGACGGCAGCGCGTGGAAAAAGGGTGAAGAAGTCGCAGCACTGTTGAGCGGCGGCGGATACGCCACGCACGTTGTGGTTCCTCAAGGCCAGCTGCTGCCGATTCCGGAAGGCTTTAGCCTCGCGCAAACCGCCAGCATCGTTGAAGTGGCATGCACCGTCTGGTCCAACCTCACCGATGTAGCCGGCATGAAACCAGACGATCGCGTTCTGCTGCACGGCGGTGGCGGCGGAATCGGAACCTTCGCCACCCAATACGCCACAGCCATGGGCGCGGAAGTGGCCGTTACCGCAGGGAGCCAGGCAAAACTGGACGTGTGCCGCAACTACGGCGCGACCACGCTGATTAACTATAGGGAACAAGACTTTGCCGCGGAGCTCAAGAAGCTCGGTGGCGCGGACATCATCCTGGACATCATCGGTGCAAAGTACCTAGACAGCAACGTCAAAGCGTTAGCCAAGGACGGTCGCCTCGTGATCATCGGCATGCAAGGCGGTGTAAAGGGGGAGTTGAACATCGGGCGCCTTCTTGCCAAGCGTGGCAGCATCCACGCCACAGGTCTGCGCTACCGCGATATCGAGGACAAAGCGCGCATCGTCGCCGGCACCCAACGCGATATCTGGCCATTGCTGGCCGATGGCACGATCACGCACCACATCGACCGCACCATGCCCGTCCAGGAAGCTGCCGCTGCACACAAAGCCCTGTTGAGCGGCGAAGTAACGGGAAAAATCGTCCTAGAAGTGAACTAG
- a CDS encoding aminotransferase class V-fold PLP-dependent enzyme — protein sequence MFDTPRVRGLYSSLADGWIYLNAQDFPQIPERVSSAAARSFRIAPLLETQEASGGAHSRQPQPGRRVGESFIDAARTAIADLTGARKECVIIGPSRASLLDNLATALSRRLRLGEEVVLSRVDDPANITPWKRAADLYGAKVRWAEADLGTGALPAWQYTELVGAQTSVVAVSAANRLVGTVTNVRAISETVRAKSNALLVVDVNSYAPYRPVVLDELRADVVALDMSSLGGPSVGALVFRDQKTLRSLVPYFKAKDVVRGPSLEEARELLEIGGVSEGLLGAVPEAIDHLAVLDDAARGTRRRRVRSGLPQLSKHLTNLARRAVEGLQALGTVHVIGVDGDVANDDGEHGVHGAFDAVDRVPRFAFMVDGVPAPVVEQRLLASGVVTGVVRPGESMLLSRMGVFEDSALGGAVAVGLAPHNTAHDVDHMVRAVASLR from the coding sequence GTGTTCGATACTCCGCGTGTCCGTGGGCTGTATTCATCCTTGGCGGATGGATGGATCTACCTCAATGCCCAGGATTTCCCGCAAATCCCGGAGCGGGTATCGTCGGCTGCTGCTCGCAGCTTCCGCATTGCTCCCCTGTTGGAAACCCAGGAGGCCAGCGGGGGCGCGCATTCACGCCAGCCACAGCCGGGCCGTCGAGTTGGGGAGTCTTTTATTGACGCCGCGCGCACCGCGATCGCCGACCTCACCGGGGCTCGCAAGGAATGCGTGATTATTGGTCCATCGCGGGCCAGCTTGCTGGACAATCTGGCGACCGCGCTTTCGCGCCGACTGCGTTTGGGTGAGGAAGTAGTGCTTTCCCGCGTCGACGACCCCGCGAACATCACCCCGTGGAAGCGTGCCGCTGATCTGTACGGCGCCAAGGTGCGCTGGGCGGAGGCCGACTTGGGAACGGGTGCGTTGCCGGCTTGGCAGTACACGGAATTGGTTGGTGCGCAGACCTCCGTGGTCGCGGTCTCTGCAGCAAACCGTCTGGTAGGGACCGTGACGAACGTGCGCGCGATCTCTGAAACCGTGCGCGCTAAAAGTAATGCGCTGCTGGTGGTGGACGTGAACTCCTACGCGCCGTACCGTCCGGTGGTGCTCGATGAGCTGAGGGCGGACGTGGTGGCGCTGGATATGTCCAGCCTGGGCGGGCCGAGCGTGGGAGCACTGGTTTTCCGCGATCAGAAGACACTGCGTAGCTTGGTGCCGTACTTCAAGGCTAAAGATGTGGTGCGCGGACCATCGCTGGAGGAAGCCCGGGAACTGCTAGAAATCGGTGGAGTATCGGAAGGTTTGCTAGGTGCGGTTCCCGAGGCCATTGACCACTTGGCCGTGTTGGATGACGCGGCGCGGGGGACTCGTCGGCGTCGGGTAAGAAGTGGCCTGCCCCAGCTGAGCAAACACCTGACCAACCTCGCGCGCCGGGCTGTGGAGGGGCTGCAAGCTTTGGGCACGGTGCATGTAATTGGTGTGGATGGCGATGTGGCGAATGACGATGGCGAGCACGGTGTGCACGGGGCATTCGATGCGGTGGACCGAGTGCCGCGCTTCGCGTTCATGGTAGACGGAGTGCCAGCGCCAGTGGTGGAGCAGCGTTTGCTGGCCAGTGGTGTGGTGACGGGCGTGGTCCGGCCAGGGGAATCGATGCTGTTGAGCCGGATGGGTGTATTTGAAGATTCTGCGTTGGGCGGGGCGGTTGCAGTGGGGCTGGCCCCGCACAACACGGCGCACGACGTGGATCACATGGTGCGCGCGGTAGCGAGCTTGCGCTAG
- the wzm gene encoding galactan export ABC transporter permease subunit Wzm/RfbD, which translates to MTANPQSQSSREALHADIERMTAATEPHDIPASKSQTFAAAWRDLVRGSQQHELWLALGWQDIKQRYRRSTLGPLWITIATAVMAIALGLLYSLLFQQDLARFLPHVAVGLILWGFIAGCIKEGAEVFIDNEGLIKQLPSALSVHVYRLVWKQFLFMCHNLVIWLALLAIFRIPVGWNVLLAIPAMFLLVINGIWVSMFFGIIATRFRDVAPLLDSLVQLAFYMTPIVWTTTTLKEQGGAVAERAKIAEINPLYHYLEIVRGPMIHEPVEMYSWWIVLGFTVCGLIAALLVMRQWRFRVSYWV; encoded by the coding sequence ATGACGGCTAACCCCCAGTCGCAGTCCTCCCGCGAAGCGTTGCACGCTGACATTGAGCGCATGACTGCCGCTACGGAACCGCACGACATCCCAGCTTCGAAGTCGCAAACTTTTGCCGCCGCGTGGCGGGACCTCGTCCGCGGCTCCCAGCAGCACGAACTATGGCTGGCGCTGGGTTGGCAGGATATTAAGCAACGCTACCGGCGCTCCACGTTGGGGCCGTTATGGATCACGATCGCGACCGCCGTCATGGCTATCGCCTTGGGCCTGCTGTACTCCCTGCTGTTCCAGCAAGACCTCGCCCGGTTCTTGCCACACGTGGCCGTGGGCCTGATTCTGTGGGGCTTCATCGCCGGCTGTATCAAGGAGGGCGCGGAGGTCTTCATTGACAACGAAGGCTTGATCAAACAGCTGCCTTCCGCGCTTTCGGTGCACGTCTACCGCCTCGTGTGGAAACAGTTCCTGTTCATGTGCCACAACCTGGTGATCTGGCTAGCCTTGCTGGCGATTTTCCGAATCCCGGTGGGTTGGAACGTATTGTTGGCGATCCCAGCCATGTTCCTGCTGGTCATTAACGGCATTTGGGTCTCCATGTTCTTCGGCATCATCGCCACCCGGTTCCGCGATGTGGCCCCGCTGTTGGACTCGCTGGTTCAGTTGGCTTTCTATATGACGCCCATCGTGTGGACTACGACCACCCTTAAGGAGCAAGGCGGGGCTGTCGCAGAACGGGCAAAAATCGCCGAGATTAACCCGCTGTACCACTACCTGGAAATTGTCCGCGGCCCAATGATCCACGAGCCAGTTGAGATGTACAGCTGGTGGATCGTTCTGGGCTTCACGGTCTGTGGCTTGATCGCGGCCCTGCTAGTGATGCGGCAGTGGCGCTTCCGCGTTTCGTACTGGGTTTAG
- the wzt gene encoding galactan export ABC transporter ATP-binding subunit Wzt/RfbE has translation MVSIDTYGACVDFPIFDARSRSMKQTFLGAAGGAIGRNNSNTVMVEALKNVNLHLEEGDRVGLVGHNGAGKSTLLRLLSGIYEPTRGTAVVRGRVAPVFDLGVGMDPEISGYENIVIRGLFLGQTRKSMHRKMDEIAEFSELGEYLSMPLRTYSTGMRIRLALGVVTSIDPEILLLDEGIGAVDAAFMAKARKKLTEMVERSGILVFASHSNEFLAQLCDTALWIDHGEVRQAGRVDDVVEAYEGPDAGDHVRRVLKELGRV, from the coding sequence ATGGTCAGCATTGATACCTACGGCGCCTGCGTGGACTTCCCCATTTTCGACGCGCGCTCGCGTTCCATGAAGCAAACATTTTTGGGGGCTGCCGGTGGCGCGATCGGGCGCAATAACTCCAATACCGTGATGGTGGAGGCCCTAAAGAATGTGAACCTGCACCTCGAAGAAGGCGACCGCGTAGGGCTGGTCGGCCACAACGGCGCTGGTAAGTCCACGCTTTTGCGGTTGCTTTCCGGTATCTACGAACCAACCCGCGGTACGGCTGTGGTGCGTGGGCGTGTAGCCCCCGTGTTCGACCTCGGTGTGGGCATGGATCCAGAAATCAGCGGCTACGAAAATATCGTGATCCGCGGCCTATTCCTGGGCCAAACCCGCAAGTCGATGCACCGCAAGATGGATGAAATCGCGGAGTTCAGTGAACTCGGTGAGTACCTTTCCATGCCCCTTCGCACCTACTCCACGGGTATGCGCATTCGCCTGGCCCTGGGCGTGGTGACCAGTATTGACCCAGAGATCCTACTGCTCGATGAAGGCATCGGCGCTGTTGATGCGGCATTCATGGCCAAAGCCCGCAAGAAACTGACCGAAATGGTGGAGCGCTCAGGCATCCTCGTATTTGCCTCCCACTCCAATGAATTCCTCGCGCAGTTGTGCGATACAGCACTTTGGATCGATCATGGCGAAGTCCGCCAAGCTGGCCGTGTAGACGATGTAGTAGAGGCCTACGAAGGCCCCGATGCGGGTGACCACGTGCGCAGGGTGCTCAAGGAATTGGGGCGGGTTTAG